The following are encoded in a window of Balaenoptera ricei isolate mBalRic1 chromosome 1, mBalRic1.hap2, whole genome shotgun sequence genomic DNA:
- the MOV10 gene encoding helicase MOV-10, with protein MPSKFSCRQLRETGQRFENFLVDRGLDRETDRERLRTIYNQDFKTSFGTPAPGFSSMLYGMKIANLAYVTKTRVRFFGLDRWADVWFPEKRRMKPGSEISKHHKSLLATIFYDRAEYLHGKHGVDVEVQGPHEARDGQLLIRLDLNRKEVLTLRLRNGGTQPVTLTHLFPFCRTPQFAFCNDDRELPCPLGPGECYELHVHCRTSFVGYFPATVLWELLGPGEPGSEGAGTFYIARFLAVVAHSPLAAQLKPTTPFKRTQITRNPVVTNRIEEGERPDRAKSYDLELSMALGTYYPPPRLRQLLPILLQGTSIFTAPKEIAEIKAQLETPLKWRNYEVKLRLLLHLEELQMEHDIRHYDLESVPMTWDPVDQNPGLLTLEVPGVAESRPSVLRGDHLFALLSSETHQEDPVTYKGFVHKVELDRVKLSFSTSLLSRFVDGLTFKVNFTFNRQPLRVQHRALELTGRWPLCPLLFPVASRGVPLLPSDVKLKLYDRSLESNPEQLQAMKHIVMGTTRPAPYIIFGPPGTGKTVTLVEAIKQVVKHLPKAHILACAPSNSGADLLCQRLRVHLPSSIYRLLAPSRDIRMVPEDIKPCCNWDAKKGDYVFPSKKKLQEYRVLITTLITASRLVSAQFPIDHFTHIFIDEAGHSMEPESLVAIAGLMEVKEADNPGGQLVLAGDPRQLGPVLRCPLTQKHGLGYSLLERLLTYNALYKKGPDGYNPQFITKLLRNYRSHPTILDIPNQLYYEGELQACADVVDRERFCRWEGLPQQDFPIIFHGVMGKDEREGNSPSFFNPEEAATVTSYLKQLLAPSSKKGKARLSPRSVGVISPYRKQVEKIRYCITKLDKELRGLDDIKDLKVGSVEEFQGQERSVILISTVRSSQSFVQLDLDFNLGFLKNPKRFNVAVTRAKALLIVVGNPLLLGHDPDWKVFLEFCKENGGYTGCPFPAKLDLQQGQNLLQDLSKLSPSTSGPKSHDYQEWEGEGGLPLQVEPEWRNEL; from the exons ATGCCCAGTAAGTTCAGCTGCCGGCAGCTTCGGGAGACGGGCCAGAGATTCGAGAATTTCCTGGTCGATCGGGGACTGGACAGGGAGACAGATCGCGAGCGGTTGCGGACCATTTATAACCAGGACTTCAAGACCAG CTTTGGGACCCCCGCCCCTGGCTTCTCCTCCATGCTGTATGGAATGAAGATTGCCAATCTGGCCTACGTCACCAAGACCCGGGTCAGGTTCTTCGGGCTCGACCGTTGGGCCGACGTGTGGTTCCCAGAAAAGAGGAGAATGAAGCCGGGGTCGGAGATCAGCAAACACCACAAGTCGCTGCTGGCCACGATCTTTTATGACAG GGCTGAGTATCTTCACGGGAAACATGGGGTGGACGTGGAGGTCCAGGGGCCCCATGAAGCCCGAGATGGGCAGCTCCTTATCCGCCTGGATTTGAACCGCAAGGAGGTGCTGACCCTGAGGCTTCGGAATGGAGGAACCCAGCCTGTCACCCTCACCCACCTCTTCCCATTCTGCCGGACACCCCAGTTTGCCTTCTGCAATGACGACCGGGAGCTGCCCTGCCCACTGGGCCCTG GTGAATGCTAtgagctccatgtccactgtagGACCAGCTTTGTGGGCTACTTCCCAGCCACTGTGCTCTGGGAGCTGCTAGGACCTGGGGAGCCAGGCTCAGAAGGAGCTGGCACTTTCTACATTGCCCGCTTCTTGGCCGTCGTGGCCCACAGCCCCCTGGCAGCACAGCTGAAGCCCACGACTCCCTTCAAGCGGACCCAGATCACTAGAAACCCTGTGGTGACCAACCGgatagaggaaggagagagacccGACCG TGCTAAGAGCTATGACCTGGAGTTAAGTATGGCACTGGGAACATACTACCCACCCCCCCGCCTCCGGCAGCTGCTCCCCATCCTTCTTCAGGGAACAAGTATCTTCACTGCCCCAAAAGAGATTGCTGAGATCAA ggcccagctggAGACACCCCTGAAGTGGAGGAATTACGAGGTGAAGCTCCGGCTGCTGCTGCACCTGGAGGAGCTGCAGATGGAACACGACATCCGGCACTATGACCTGGAGTCGGTGCCCATGACCTGGGACCCCGTAGACCAGAACCCCGGGCTGCTCACGCTGGAG GTTCCCGGGGTGGCCGAGAGCCGCCCCTCAGTGCTGCGGGGTGACCACCTATTTGCCCTTTTGTCCTCTGAGACACACCAGGAGGACCCCGTCACCTACAAGGGCTTTGTGCACAAGGTGGAACTGGACCGGGTCAAGCTGAGTTTTTCCACAAG CCTCCTGAGCCGCTTTGTGGATGGGCTGACCTTCAAGGTGAACTTCACCTTCAACCGCCAGCCCCTGCGGGTGCAGCACCGTGCCCTGGAGCTGACGGGGCGCTGGCCgctgtgtcccctgcttttccCTGTGGCCTCTCGTGGGGTCCCGCTGCTGCCCTCAGATGTGAAGCTCAA GCTGTACGACCGGAGTCTGGAGTCCAACCCGGAGCAGCTGCAGGCCATGAAGCACATTGTTATGGGTaccacccgccccgccccctaCATCATCTTTGGGCCTCCAGGCACTGGCAAGACTGTCACCTTAGTGGAAGCCATCAAGCAG GTGGTGAAGCACTTGCCCAAAGCCCACATCCTGGCCTGTGCTCCGTCCAACTCGGGGGCCGACCTCCTCTGTCAGCGCCTCCGGGTCCACCTGCCCAGCTCCATCTACCGCCTCCTGGCTCCCAGCAGGGATATCCGCATGGTGCCTGAGGACATCAAG CCCTGCTGTAACTGGGATGCAAAGAAGGGGGATTACGTGTTTCCTTCCAAGAAGAAGCTGCAGGAATATCGTGTCTTAATTACCACGCTCATCACTGCCAGCAg GTTGGTCTCGGCCCAGTTTCCCATCGATCACTTCACACACATCTTCATCGATGAGGCTGGCCACTCCATGGAGCCAGAGAGCCTGGTGGCCATAGCAG GGCTGATGGAAGTCAAGGAAGCAGACAATCCAGGAGGGCAGCTGGTGCTGGCAGGAGACCCTCGGCAGCTGGGGCCTGTGCTGCGTTGCCCGCTGACCCAGAAGCATGGGCTGGGGTACTCACTGCTGGAGCGGCTGCTCACCTACAATGCCCTGTACAAGAAGGGCCCTGATGGCTATAACCCCCAGTTCATAACCAAGCTGCTACGCAACTACAG GTCTCACCCCACCATCCTGGACATTCCTAACCAGCTGTATTATGAAGGGGAGCTGCAGGCCTGTGCGGACGTTGTGGACCGAGAGCGCTTCTGCCGCTGGGAGGGTCTGCCTCAACAG GACTTTCCCATCATCTTTCACGGCGTAATGGGCAAGGATGAGCGTGAAGGTAACAGCCCGTCCTTCTTCAACCCCGAAGAGGCTGCCACGGTGACTTCCTACCTGAAGCAGCTCCTGGCCCCCTCCTCCAAGAAGGGCAAAGCCCGTCTGAGCCCCCGAAGCGTGGGCGTCATCTCCCCATACCGGAAGCAG GTGGAAAAAATTCGTTACTGCATCACCAAACTTGACAAGGAGCTTCGGGGACTGGATGACATCAAGGACCTGAAG gtgggctCCGTGGAAGAGTTTCAAGGCCAGGAGCGCAGTGTCATCCTCATCTCCACCGTGCGGAGCAGCCAGAGCTTTGTGCAGCTGGATCTGGACTTTAACCTGGGTTTCCTCAAGAACCCCAAG AGGTTCAACGTGGCTGTGACCCGGGCCAAGGCTTTGCTCATCGTGGTGGGCAACCCGCTCCTGCTGGGCCACGACCCCGACTGGAAAGT ATTCCTAGAGTTCTGTAAAGAAAACGGGGGGTATACCGGGTGCCCCTTCCCTGCCAAACTGGACCTGCAGCAGGGGCAGAACTTACTCCAGGATCTGAGCAAACTCAGCCCCTCTACCTCAG GACCCAAAAGTCACGACTACCAGGAGTGGGAGGGTGAAGGGGGCCTGCCCCTGCAAGTGGAGCCGGAGTGGAGGAATGAGCTCTGA
- the RHOC gene encoding rho-related GTP-binding protein RhoC: MAAIRKKLVIVGDGACGKTCLLIVFSKDQFPEVYVPTVFENYIADIEVDGKQVELALWDTAGQEDYDRLRPLSYPDTDVILMCFSIDSPDSLENIPEKWTPEVKHFCPNVPIILVGNKKDLRQDEHTRRELAKMKQEPVRSEEGRDMANRISAFGYLECSAKTKEGVREVFEMATRAGLQVRKNKRRRGCPIL, translated from the exons ATGGCTGCCATTCGAAAGAAGCTGGTGATCGTGGGGGATGGGGCCTGTGGGAAGACCTGCCTCCTCATCGTCTTCAGCAAGGATCAATTCCCAGAAGTCTATGTCCCTACTGTCTTTGAGAACTACATCGCAGACATAGAGGTGGACGGCAAGCAG GTGGAGCTGGCTCTGTGGGACACAGCAGGGCAGGAAGACTATGATCGCCTGCGGCCTCTCTCCTACCCGGACACTGACGTCATCCTCATGTGCTTCTCCATCGACAGCCCCGACAGCCTGG AAAACATTCCTGAGAAGTGGACCCCGGAGGTGAAGCACTTCTGCCCCAACGTGCCCATCATCCTAGTGGGGAATAAGAAGGACCTGAGGCAAGACGAACATACCCGGAGAGAGCTGGCCAAGATGAAGCAG GAGCCTGTTCGATCTGAGGAAGGCCGGGACATGGCAAACCGGATCAGTGCCTTTGGCTACCTTGAGTGCTCAGCCAAGACCAAGGAGGGGGTGCGGGAGGTGTTTGAGATGGCCACTCGGGCTGGCCTCCAGGTCCGCAAGAATAAGCGCCGGAGGGGCTGCCCCATTCTCTGA